A portion of the Candidatus Schekmanbacteria bacterium genome contains these proteins:
- a CDS encoding CDP-glycerol glycerophosphotransferase family protein: protein MIKTKKKKILFYIATPMNYAILKPIYEALKEDERLDIRFTLRFSEKRKHRNAYPFFSELGEEKIIIKKIARLMKFDMLLCCDFGFENNRIPVKIHLFHGVSFRNSTVRGKISNFDKLFIAGPYMKRLIEKRRLLPAGDHRMEMTGIPKLDRLLDGTYRKEEILKGLNLDPSLPTIMYAPTHSESSSIYTYGEEILKYMSGLSGMSRMKVNFLIKLHDLLFDPDRNSVDWRKLINEKKGENTRLIEDYDIVPYMCASDILISDASSVANEFTLLDRPIIFLDSPQLLKDYEKTLDLDTWGRKAGTVASSIRELDAAIGEALKNPKEKSKIRKAVADDIFCNHGKATKAAVESIYRLLKMEKT from the coding sequence ATGATAAAAACCAAAAAGAAAAAAATTCTTTTTTACATAGCCACACCTATGAATTACGCCATACTTAAGCCTATCTATGAGGCTTTGAAAGAGGATGAAAGGCTTGATATAAGGTTCACCCTCCGCTTCTCGGAAAAAAGGAAACATCGGAATGCCTATCCATTCTTCAGCGAACTTGGAGAAGAAAAGATAATCATAAAAAAAATTGCCCGTCTCATGAAGTTTGACATGCTGCTTTGCTGTGACTTCGGGTTTGAAAATAACAGGATACCGGTCAAAATTCATCTTTTCCACGGCGTATCGTTCAGGAACAGCACTGTGCGCGGGAAGATAAGCAATTTTGACAAGCTCTTCATCGCAGGTCCCTACATGAAAAGACTTATAGAAAAAAGAAGGCTTCTGCCGGCCGGCGACCACAGAATGGAGATGACAGGAATACCAAAGCTCGACAGACTTCTCGATGGCACGTACAGGAAAGAAGAGATTTTAAAGGGCTTGAACCTTGACCCATCTCTCCCTACCATCATGTATGCACCTACACATTCAGAAAGTTCATCAATATACACATACGGGGAAGAAATCTTAAAATACATGAGTGGCTTGAGTGGTATGAGTAGAATGAAAGTCAATTTCCTTATAAAGCTCCATGATCTCCTCTTTGACCCTGACAGGAACAGTGTTGACTGGAGAAAGCTGATAAATGAAAAAAAAGGGGAGAACACAAGATTAATAGAGGACTACGATATTGTTCCCTATATGTGCGCCTCCGACATACTGATAAGCGATGCAAGCTCGGTGGCAAATGAATTCACTCTTCTTGACCGCCCCATAATATTTCTCGACTCTCCTCAGCTTCTAAAGGACTATGAGAAGACCCTTGACCTGGACACATGGGGGAGAAAAGCCGGCACTGTTGCTTCCAGTATCAGAGAGCTTGATGCCGCTATTGGCGAGGCGCTTAAAAACCCAAAAGAAAAAAGCAAGATAAGGAAGGCAGTGGCAGATGACATATTCTGCAATCATGGAAAGGCAACAAAGGCTGCTGTAGAATCAATATACAGACTTTTGAAAATGGAAAAAACTTAA
- a CDS encoding glycosyltransferase family 4 protein, whose amino-acid sequence MNKKLNILQVLSHRNLERGGAVQAFLLAKGLKERGHQVKCIFNMEDGTVTEKDMGSIKKLKDYSIEFEFFGMNSFREALRMRRILKLNDYDVIHTHRDIALRFILRAASGMKLKSLFTNRGNNYILKNEKKLFFSKKLDRVMAVAEAVKDVLVKKSGMPAEKIEVVYGSFDPEMFTPEIDGKEVRREFNIRDDVPVIGNIAAPQGKKGHPLFFEAAKKVIAARSDVLFMMVGSRLEEKFLPIAKEMGIEKNLLFTGFRNDIARVIAAMDISVCSATKGEGLTGAIRESLAMARPVVSTDVAGNREIVIHKKTGMLVPVKNPDALADAILYLLNHMDEGKQMGLEGRKIVLQKCTNKIRCEKVEKIYHEVLERKSTR is encoded by the coding sequence GTGAATAAAAAACTCAATATACTTCAGGTGCTCTCGCACAGGAACCTTGAAAGAGGGGGTGCAGTGCAGGCATTCCTCCTTGCCAAGGGATTAAAAGAAAGAGGGCATCAGGTAAAATGCATATTCAACATGGAAGATGGCACAGTCACTGAAAAGGACATGGGTTCCATCAAGAAGCTTAAAGATTACTCCATAGAATTTGAGTTCTTCGGAATGAACTCTTTCCGTGAAGCCCTGAGGATGAGAAGGATACTGAAATTAAACGACTACGATGTCATTCATACGCATCGCGATATTGCTCTTCGTTTTATACTTCGAGCAGCAAGCGGCATGAAACTTAAAAGCCTTTTCACAAACAGAGGGAATAACTACATCCTTAAAAACGAAAAGAAGCTCTTTTTTTCGAAGAAACTCGACAGGGTAATGGCTGTTGCAGAGGCGGTAAAAGATGTTCTTGTAAAAAAATCCGGAATGCCGGCTGAAAAAATTGAAGTCGTTTATGGCAGTTTCGACCCCGAGATGTTCACCCCAGAAATTGACGGTAAAGAAGTGCGAAGAGAATTCAATATCAGGGATGATGTCCCTGTAATAGGCAACATTGCCGCGCCGCAGGGGAAAAAAGGGCATCCTCTTTTCTTTGAAGCGGCGAAGAAGGTCATTGCAGCAAGGAGTGATGTGCTTTTCATGATGGTTGGAAGCAGGCTTGAGGAAAAATTCCTCCCTATCGCAAAGGAGATGGGGATTGAAAAAAACCTTCTTTTCACCGGGTTCCGCAATGACATCGCAAGGGTAATCGCAGCAATGGATATATCTGTCTGTTCTGCGACAAAGGGGGAAGGACTTACAGGCGCAATAAGGGAATCCCTTGCAATGGCAAGACCTGTTGTATCAACCGATGTTGCGGGGAACCGCGAGATTGTGATACATAAAAAAACCGGAATGCTTGTTCCGGTAAAAAACCCGGATGCTTTAGCAGATGCTATTCTTTATCTGCTAAACCATATGGATGAGGGAAAGCAAATGGGGTTGGAAGGAAGAAAAATTGTACTTCAAAAATGCACAAACAAGATTAGATGTGAAAAAGTTGAAAAAATTTATCATGAGGTACTTGAAAGAAAGTCAACTCGCTAA